From Saccharothrix espanaensis DSM 44229, the proteins below share one genomic window:
- a CDS encoding glycosyltransferase, whose amino-acid sequence MKIVHVTQPVEAGVAAVVLELAVAQRETGWEVDVVCPPGWLADRLRDVRIPVHDWPAGRSPGPGTVSETARLRRILAVLDPDAVHLHSSKAGLAGRLAVRGTRPTIFQPHLWSFQTARGLLRRACAAWERYAARWTDQLVCVSDDELTAGRDLGVDTAAEVVCNGVDTTVLRPRSRVAARMRLGLPDLPTAVCVGRIAPLKGQDQLLKAWPAVLERVPDARLVLVGDGPMRDRWQASGDHPSVRWWGHDTAVADFYTAADVVVLPSRAEGMALVPLEAMASGRTVVAFDVGGVRQSVGEAGAVVPAGDVPALAEAVAARLADPVLAADEGLTGRRRAEVLFDSARVSDQIATLVEKLVGGNR is encoded by the coding sequence ATGAAGATCGTCCACGTGACCCAGCCGGTCGAGGCGGGGGTCGCGGCGGTGGTGTTGGAACTCGCCGTCGCACAGCGGGAGACGGGCTGGGAGGTGGACGTGGTGTGCCCGCCCGGGTGGTTGGCCGACCGGCTTCGGGACGTGCGGATCCCCGTGCACGACTGGCCCGCCGGCCGCTCCCCCGGCCCCGGCACGGTGTCCGAGACCGCGCGGCTGCGCCGGATCCTGGCCGTGCTCGACCCGGACGCGGTGCACCTGCACAGCTCCAAGGCGGGGCTGGCCGGCCGGCTCGCGGTGCGTGGCACCCGGCCGACGATCTTCCAGCCGCACCTGTGGTCGTTCCAGACCGCGCGCGGCCTGCTGCGGCGCGCCTGCGCGGCGTGGGAGCGGTACGCGGCCCGGTGGACCGACCAGCTGGTGTGCGTGAGCGACGACGAGCTGACCGCCGGGCGCGACCTGGGCGTCGACACGGCGGCCGAGGTGGTGTGCAACGGCGTGGACACCACCGTGCTGCGGCCGCGCAGCCGGGTCGCCGCCCGGATGCGGCTTGGCCTGCCGGACCTGCCGACCGCCGTGTGCGTCGGGCGGATCGCCCCGCTCAAGGGCCAGGACCAGTTGCTCAAGGCGTGGCCGGCGGTGCTGGAGCGGGTGCCCGACGCGCGGCTCGTGCTGGTCGGCGACGGGCCGATGCGCGACCGGTGGCAGGCGTCGGGCGACCACCCGTCGGTGCGGTGGTGGGGGCACGACACGGCGGTCGCCGACTTCTACACCGCCGCCGACGTGGTCGTGCTGCCGTCCCGGGCCGAGGGCATGGCGCTGGTGCCGCTGGAGGCCATGGCCAGCGGGCGGACCGTGGTGGCCTTCGACGTCGGCGGCGTGCGGCAGAGCGTGGGCGAGGCGGGCGCGGTCGTGCCGGCCGGTGACGTGCCCGCGCTGGCCGAGGCCGTCGCGGCGCGGCTGGCCGACCCGGTGCTGGCCGCCGACGAGGGCCTGACCGGGCGGCGGCGGGCCGAGGTGCTGTTCGACTCGGCGCGGGTGAGCGACCAGATCGCCACCCTGGTGGAGAAGCTCGTGGGGGGGAACCGGTGA
- a CDS encoding sugar transferase — protein MNRASATATAPLPPGTPVEPRRDLFGRVNAVAVLLVVVDVVAIGVVAAALSPVWAGAVAAVLLGVRATRRLYRRRLWLSWLHDLPRSVIATATAFALVTGVTLVFGTAPETTSDVQWAILKFTAWSEPGRLFVFAFGRWARRRFNRCDRTIVVGAGKVGATLATSMLQHPEYGLRPVGFVDPAPALDPKVLPVPMLEANLAEAITRVGAGSVVLAFSRAADSPLVNAAITAHRLGCAIFVVPRMYELYQDGPDVERLRSYPLTRLSTAPTSRPSWWVKRAVDVVLAGVALVALAPVIAVCALAVLLESGRPVIFRQVRVGMDDRTFVLYKLRSVRITDQDDSQSRWSVVGDRRVGPVGRFLRRSSLDELPQLWNILKGDMSIVGPRPERPGFVREFSAVHDLYWARHRVPTGLTGLAQVHGLRGDTSIVDRSRYDNYYIANWSLWLDARILLLTVGELLCRRNR, from the coding sequence GTGAACCGGGCGAGTGCGACGGCTACCGCGCCGCTGCCGCCGGGGACCCCGGTCGAGCCCCGGCGGGACCTGTTCGGCCGGGTCAACGCGGTCGCGGTGCTGCTGGTCGTGGTCGACGTGGTGGCGATCGGGGTGGTCGCCGCGGCGCTGTCACCGGTCTGGGCGGGTGCGGTCGCCGCGGTGCTGCTGGGGGTGCGCGCGACCCGCCGGCTCTACCGGCGGCGGCTGTGGCTGTCCTGGCTGCACGACCTGCCCCGCTCGGTGATCGCGACCGCCACGGCGTTCGCACTGGTCACCGGCGTGACCCTGGTCTTCGGCACGGCGCCGGAAACGACCTCCGACGTGCAGTGGGCGATTTTGAAGTTCACTGCATGGAGTGAACCTGGTCGCCTGTTCGTGTTCGCTTTCGGCCGCTGGGCCCGCCGCCGGTTCAACCGGTGCGACCGGACCATCGTGGTCGGCGCGGGCAAGGTCGGGGCGACGCTGGCCACCTCGATGCTCCAGCACCCCGAGTACGGGCTGCGCCCGGTCGGCTTCGTCGACCCCGCGCCGGCGCTGGACCCGAAGGTGCTGCCGGTGCCGATGCTGGAGGCGAACCTGGCCGAGGCCATCACCCGGGTCGGCGCCGGCAGCGTCGTGCTGGCGTTCTCCCGCGCGGCCGACTCGCCGCTGGTCAACGCCGCCATCACGGCCCACCGGCTGGGCTGCGCGATCTTCGTCGTGCCCCGGATGTACGAGCTCTACCAGGACGGCCCGGACGTGGAGCGGCTGCGCAGCTACCCGCTGACGCGGCTGAGCACCGCGCCGACCTCCCGGCCGAGCTGGTGGGTCAAGCGCGCGGTGGACGTGGTGCTGGCCGGGGTCGCGCTGGTCGCGCTCGCGCCGGTGATCGCGGTGTGCGCGCTGGCCGTCCTGCTGGAGAGCGGCCGGCCGGTGATCTTCCGCCAGGTCCGGGTCGGGATGGACGACCGCACCTTCGTGCTCTACAAGCTGCGCAGCGTCCGGATCACCGACCAGGACGATTCGCAGAGCCGGTGGTCGGTGGTCGGGGACCGGCGGGTGGGCCCGGTCGGGCGATTCCTCCGGCGGTCCTCGTTGGACGAGCTCCCGCAGTTGTGGAACATCCTCAAGGGTGACATGTCGATTGTCGGTCCGCGACCGGAAAGGCCCGGTTTCGTGCGCGAGTTCTCGGCGGTGCACGACCTATACTGGGCGCGCCACCGGGTGCCGACCGGATTGACCGGACTCGCCCAGGTGCACGGTTTGAGAGGGGACACCTCGATAGTCGACCGGTCCCGCTACGACAACTACTACATCGCCAATTGGTCGTTGTGGCTGGACGCGAGAATCCTGTTGCTGACAGTGGGTGAGCTGTTGTGTCGAAGGAACCGCTGA
- a CDS encoding YveK family protein: MTKTRLFGEGVLVALAVGALVLLATMFKSEEYQARVGLLAGPASAEAPQYGEVTALVMPALVELARSPSVVGAVGTNAERVSVELVPASGLARLSVRASTAERAKREATALADLVIKANLLAPAGKLRVLDVPEVVRVSPDWPLSIGLALAAGVAAGIATMVVRHLRRTRATDGVRAALASAGVRNSVPVLPDDDPELLEKLTALLMATARPARVIATDPQLVERSEDISDDLPDKVFEPAEGTALIAVAPRGRQQDALAGVVGALPAGTSVVAVVLV, encoded by the coding sequence ATGACGAAGACCAGGCTCTTCGGCGAAGGCGTCCTGGTGGCGCTGGCGGTGGGCGCGCTCGTGCTGCTCGCCACCATGTTCAAGAGCGAGGAGTACCAGGCCCGGGTGGGCTTGCTGGCGGGGCCGGCGAGCGCCGAGGCACCGCAGTACGGCGAGGTCACCGCGCTGGTGATGCCCGCGCTGGTGGAACTCGCGCGCAGCCCGTCCGTGGTGGGCGCGGTCGGCACGAACGCCGAGCGGGTCTCGGTCGAGCTGGTGCCCGCCTCCGGGCTCGCGCGGCTGTCGGTGCGCGCCTCGACGGCCGAGCGGGCCAAGCGCGAGGCCACCGCCCTGGCCGACCTGGTGATCAAGGCCAACCTGCTGGCCCCGGCCGGGAAGCTGCGGGTGCTCGACGTGCCCGAGGTGGTGCGGGTCTCGCCGGACTGGCCGCTGTCGATCGGGTTGGCGCTGGCGGCGGGCGTCGCGGCCGGGATCGCCACGATGGTCGTGCGGCACCTGCGCCGGACCCGGGCCACCGACGGCGTGCGCGCCGCGCTGGCGTCGGCCGGGGTGCGCAACTCGGTGCCGGTGCTGCCGGACGACGACCCGGAGCTGCTGGAGAAGCTGACCGCGCTGCTGATGGCCACCGCCCGGCCGGCCCGAGTCATCGCGACCGACCCGCAGCTCGTCGAGCGCTCCGAGGACATCTCCGACGACCTGCCGGACAAGGTCTTCGAACCGGCCGAGGGCACCGCGCTGATCGCCGTCGCGCCGCGCGGCCGGCAGCAGGACGCGCTGGCCGGCGTGGTCGGGGCGCTGCCCGCGGGCACGTCGGTGGTCGCGGTGGTGTTGGTGTGA
- a CDS encoding glycosyltransferase family 4 protein: MKVAYLLTQDRGGPVDVTVRLAATLAASGEAEVRVFGPLPARGAELVADLHELVSVSSKGDLRAGRQAREALRDWQPDVVHAQDRRAGLVSAGLRLRHKVVQTYHGLPDDVSEAWSRGTPGAAGPSKYTRTVLAADAGVARFVHRTVVPATSMGEFLHRRLRVPARRVVHIDNCVEIPEAAPPSGPVRRLVFVGLLVERKGFPVLLDALAGVMPDDATLTVIGDGPLRVAAEQRARQLLPGRVTFLGFRPDVAHQLRLHDALVLPSLLEQQPLVVAEAMAAGKPVVATDTGGVAEMLVDEAVLAAPGDVEGLAVCLKALFAEPDPGRLGRAAARRARERFAPEVCARRHLALYRDLLAGG, encoded by the coding sequence GTGAAGGTCGCCTACCTGCTGACGCAGGACCGGGGTGGTCCGGTGGACGTGACGGTGCGGCTGGCGGCGACGCTGGCCGCGTCCGGCGAGGCCGAGGTCCGGGTGTTCGGGCCGCTGCCCGCCCGGGGCGCGGAGCTGGTCGCGGACCTCCACGAGCTGGTCTCGGTGTCCAGCAAGGGGGACCTGAGGGCCGGGCGGCAGGCGCGCGAGGCGCTGCGCGACTGGCAGCCGGACGTCGTGCACGCCCAGGACCGGCGCGCCGGTCTCGTCAGCGCCGGGTTGCGGTTGCGGCACAAGGTCGTGCAGACCTACCACGGGCTGCCCGACGACGTGAGCGAGGCGTGGTCGCGCGGCACGCCCGGCGCGGCCGGTCCGTCGAAGTACACCCGGACCGTGCTGGCCGCCGACGCCGGGGTGGCGCGGTTCGTCCACCGGACGGTCGTGCCGGCCACGTCGATGGGCGAGTTCCTGCACCGGCGGCTCCGCGTGCCCGCGCGCCGGGTGGTGCACATCGACAACTGCGTGGAGATCCCCGAGGCCGCCCCGCCGAGCGGGCCGGTGCGACGGCTGGTGTTCGTCGGGCTCCTGGTGGAGCGCAAGGGTTTCCCGGTGCTGCTCGACGCGCTGGCCGGGGTGATGCCGGACGACGCGACGCTGACCGTGATCGGCGACGGGCCGCTGCGGGTCGCCGCCGAACAGCGGGCGCGGCAGCTGCTGCCCGGTCGGGTGACCTTCCTCGGGTTCCGGCCGGACGTGGCGCACCAGCTGCGGCTGCACGACGCGCTGGTGCTGCCGTCGTTGCTGGAGCAGCAGCCGCTCGTGGTGGCCGAGGCGATGGCGGCGGGCAAGCCCGTGGTGGCCACCGACACCGGCGGGGTCGCGGAGATGCTGGTGGACGAGGCGGTCCTGGCCGCGCCCGGAGACGTCGAGGGGCTGGCGGTGTGCCTGAAGGCCCTGTTCGCCGAACCCGACCCCGGCCGGCTCGGGCGGGCGGCGGCGCGACGGGCCCGGGAGCGGTTCGCGCCCGAGGTGTGCGCCCGCCGCCACCTGGCCCTCTACCGGGACCTGCTGGCCGGCGGCTGA
- a CDS encoding putative glycoside hydrolase family 15 protein codes for MSKEPLSRDRTRRVLAGASVVTALLGALAVLPSSAGEHGTTTATPLAADPAARHPERGTGVPGADPLGPPPRPSAPCAWWYGIGEPPTYPDLKFAAQHYDLVVLNATETAAMHRLHKLNPKIKVLVYKDFSSTRNYPGAVIGNQDAPLLPSGVGYVEAQQRNPEWFAVDTADKRIEWGGYPQHWQMAVWDEKYQRAWADAVTAEVVREGWDGVLADNDFSSLKYYSKAVLKGTSDNAATDRRIRDGMDRFLEVAGGALHKAGKMLIPNVSESQLTPGRWSAHSRFDGAMEENFGLRGSGADGELVTFEGNEFKELRAQAALGESWLLLVTKTQGHREERVGYATAALLAGPYTCWHGASTADYQDPDWSPYQDAELGEAVESANRLPAGAWTRGFTNGWVAVNPTGKPVQVNPPPGLVTVDGAPVSTPAELAATDALVLVKPETPATTSPATTPKPTTTAPKPTTTTKPTTPATTPTPTTATQPVTTTQPTPTATSGTPTPPTPKPAPAL; via the coding sequence GTGTCGAAGGAACCGCTGAGCCGGGACCGCACCCGGCGGGTGCTGGCCGGCGCGAGCGTCGTCACGGCGCTCCTGGGGGCCCTGGCCGTGCTGCCGAGCTCGGCCGGGGAGCACGGGACGACAACAGCCACCCCGCTCGCGGCGGACCCGGCGGCGCGGCACCCGGAGCGGGGCACCGGGGTGCCCGGCGCCGACCCGCTGGGCCCGCCGCCCAGGCCCAGCGCGCCGTGCGCGTGGTGGTACGGCATCGGCGAGCCGCCGACCTACCCGGACCTCAAGTTCGCCGCCCAGCACTACGACCTGGTGGTGCTCAACGCGACCGAGACCGCTGCGATGCACCGGCTGCACAAGCTCAACCCGAAGATCAAGGTGCTGGTGTACAAGGACTTCTCCAGCACCCGCAACTACCCCGGCGCGGTGATCGGCAACCAGGACGCCCCGCTGCTGCCCAGCGGGGTCGGGTACGTCGAGGCGCAGCAGCGCAACCCCGAGTGGTTCGCCGTGGACACCGCCGACAAGCGGATCGAGTGGGGCGGGTACCCGCAGCACTGGCAGATGGCGGTGTGGGACGAGAAGTACCAGCGGGCGTGGGCCGACGCGGTGACCGCCGAGGTGGTCCGCGAGGGCTGGGACGGGGTGCTGGCGGACAACGACTTCAGCTCGCTGAAGTACTACTCGAAGGCCGTGCTGAAGGGCACCTCGGACAACGCCGCCACCGACCGGCGGATCCGGGACGGCATGGACAGGTTCCTGGAGGTCGCGGGCGGCGCGCTGCACAAGGCGGGCAAGATGCTGATCCCCAACGTGTCGGAGTCCCAGCTCACGCCGGGCCGCTGGTCGGCGCACTCGCGCTTCGACGGCGCGATGGAGGAGAACTTCGGCCTGCGCGGCAGTGGCGCCGACGGCGAGCTGGTCACCTTCGAGGGCAACGAGTTCAAGGAGCTGCGCGCCCAGGCCGCGCTCGGCGAGTCGTGGCTGCTGCTGGTCACCAAGACCCAGGGCCACCGCGAGGAGCGGGTGGGCTACGCGACCGCGGCGCTGCTGGCCGGGCCGTACACCTGCTGGCACGGCGCGTCGACGGCCGACTACCAGGACCCGGACTGGTCGCCGTACCAGGACGCGGAGCTGGGCGAGGCGGTCGAGAGCGCGAACCGGCTGCCCGCCGGCGCGTGGACGCGCGGGTTCACCAACGGCTGGGTGGCGGTCAACCCGACCGGCAAGCCGGTCCAGGTGAACCCGCCGCCCGGCCTGGTCACCGTCGACGGCGCGCCGGTCTCCACGCCGGCCGAACTGGCCGCGACCGACGCGCTGGTGCTGGTGAAGCCGGAGACCCCGGCCACCACGTCACCGGCCACCACGCCGAAGCCGACCACGACGGCCCCGAAGCCCACGACGACCACCAAGCCCACCACACCGGCGACCACGCCGACACCGACCACCGCCACCCAGCCCGTGACGACGACCCAGCCCACGCCAACGGCCACGTCCGGCACGCCGACGCCCCCGACGCCGAAGCCCGCCCCCGCGCTCTGA
- a CDS encoding glycosyltransferase 87 family protein codes for MKRELERGLDRRVPVAVLVTALGLLAAWRGLRPAWEVSAPTWANRAEERMQDFRDALYYPIREFLAGGNPYDPAAMFAHWPVRQNFNLYQPYHLVLHLPFALPEYRVGAVAFAAFLLLLLVFLAVLTAGHVRAPLVLGTAVVATLLVFSQVGRAQLYVGQVNPLIAVGAAGALLARDRYPRLAMLALALAWLKPQFGLPLAVLLFARGSRKVAWGGTGLAALASLVVVVPLVVGGGGVGAFLDVIGRNLEHASATAYGAVDSLTAQRVDVAAVFYRVTGWLPPGAELLALVGVMAASTVLARRLDRTGDATNVAVADLVTCLAVVVAVVHQPGDVLIAVPALALVAVLWWRDRAPLLGVAVVALLVPFAHLHFVDTAVRSLMGERAAVTLDGVAIVVAWVALIAFARRRAPLGRTRPAVQT; via the coding sequence GTGAAACGCGAGCTGGAACGGGGCCTGGACCGGCGGGTGCCGGTCGCGGTTTTGGTCACGGCGCTCGGGCTGCTCGCCGCCTGGCGGGGGTTGCGGCCGGCGTGGGAGGTGTCCGCACCGACCTGGGCCAACCGCGCCGAGGAGCGGATGCAGGACTTCCGGGACGCGCTGTACTACCCGATCCGCGAGTTCCTGGCGGGCGGCAACCCGTACGACCCGGCGGCGATGTTCGCGCACTGGCCGGTCCGGCAGAACTTCAACCTCTACCAGCCCTACCACCTCGTGCTGCACCTGCCGTTCGCGCTGCCCGAGTACCGGGTGGGCGCGGTGGCGTTCGCGGCGTTCCTGTTGCTGCTGCTGGTCTTCCTCGCGGTGCTGACGGCCGGGCACGTGCGCGCGCCGCTGGTGCTCGGCACCGCCGTGGTCGCCACGCTGCTGGTGTTCAGCCAGGTCGGCCGGGCCCAGCTGTACGTGGGGCAGGTGAACCCGCTGATCGCGGTCGGCGCGGCGGGCGCGCTGCTGGCCCGCGACCGGTATCCCCGGCTGGCGATGCTGGCGCTGGCGCTGGCGTGGTTGAAGCCCCAGTTCGGGTTGCCTCTGGCGGTGCTGCTGTTCGCCCGCGGGTCGCGGAAGGTCGCGTGGGGCGGCACCGGGCTCGCGGCGCTCGCCAGCCTGGTCGTGGTGGTGCCGCTGGTGGTCGGCGGCGGCGGGGTCGGCGCGTTCCTCGACGTGATCGGGCGCAACCTGGAGCACGCGAGCGCCACGGCCTACGGCGCGGTGGACTCCCTCACCGCCCAACGGGTCGACGTGGCGGCGGTGTTCTACCGGGTCACCGGGTGGCTGCCGCCGGGCGCGGAACTCCTCGCGCTGGTCGGGGTGATGGCGGCGAGCACCGTCCTGGCGCGCCGGCTCGACCGGACCGGCGACGCGACGAACGTCGCCGTCGCCGACCTGGTGACGTGCCTGGCCGTGGTGGTCGCGGTGGTGCACCAGCCCGGTGACGTGCTGATCGCCGTGCCGGCGCTGGCGCTCGTCGCGGTGCTGTGGTGGCGCGATCGCGCGCCGCTGCTCGGGGTCGCGGTGGTCGCGCTGCTGGTTCCCTTCGCGCACTTGCACTTCGTGGACACGGCGGTGCGCTCGCTGATGGGCGAGCGGGCGGCCGTGACGCTGGACGGGGTCGCGATCGTGGTCGCCTGGGTGGCGTTGATCGCGTTCGCGCGGCGGCGGGCCCCCTTGGGGCGGACGCGGCCCGCCGTGCAGACGTGA
- a CDS encoding glycosyltransferase — protein MAVDERGARTAPGSILTRGRAHVVLPAYNEAASLPPLLRRLAEVARTEEVTAWVVDDGSSDGTAEAAGQVAGLDVRVVRHPVNLGLGQAVQTGLRSVLEVADRDDLVVVMDADDTHDPALITALRGEIAAGSDVVICSRFVAGGDDATAPAFRRLLSRGAAVLFRRMLRVDGVRDFTSGFRAYRVSVLDRATSHWGERLVEERGFACMVELLLKLRHCRPVITEVPLHLHYDRKQGPSKLRLWKTMAQYVKLLARDRLAPAPYRPL, from the coding sequence GTGGCCGTCGACGAACGTGGGGCGCGCACCGCGCCGGGCTCGATCCTCACCCGCGGCCGGGCGCACGTCGTGCTGCCCGCGTACAACGAGGCAGCCTCGCTGCCGCCGCTGCTGCGCCGCCTCGCCGAGGTGGCGCGGACCGAGGAGGTCACGGCCTGGGTGGTGGACGACGGCTCCTCCGACGGCACCGCCGAGGCGGCCGGGCAGGTCGCCGGGCTGGACGTCCGGGTCGTGCGGCACCCGGTGAACCTCGGGCTCGGCCAGGCCGTGCAGACCGGCCTGCGCTCGGTGCTGGAGGTCGCCGACCGCGACGACCTGGTGGTGGTGATGGACGCCGACGACACGCACGACCCGGCGCTGATCACCGCGCTGCGCGGCGAGATCGCGGCGGGCTCGGACGTGGTGATCTGCTCCCGGTTCGTGGCCGGCGGCGACGACGCCACCGCGCCCGCGTTCCGCCGGCTGCTCTCGCGCGGCGCGGCGGTGCTGTTCCGCCGGATGCTCCGGGTGGACGGCGTGCGCGACTTCACCAGCGGCTTCCGCGCCTACCGGGTCAGCGTGCTGGACCGGGCCACGAGCCACTGGGGCGAACGGCTGGTGGAGGAGCGCGGGTTCGCGTGCATGGTGGAGCTGCTGCTCAAGCTGCGCCACTGCCGCCCGGTGATCACCGAGGTGCCGCTGCACCTGCACTACGACCGCAAGCAGGGCCCGAGCAAGCTGCGCCTCTGGAAGACCATGGCGCAGTACGTGAAGCTGCTGGCCCGCGACCGCCTCGCCCCCGCCCCGTACCGGCCGCTCTGA
- a CDS encoding oligosaccharide flippase family protein, producing the protein MTGAVRGSLWLFLVNLVGKGGQMAVTLVLAALLTEEGLGLVALTVSLVNIGQVVQSMGVYDVISRTGRDPRRMAGTLLVLSVGTGAALALALVAAADPIAAALDAPAVAPLIRLAALSLPFSAAAGVQLGLMHRDLDFRRRLLPDAGGAVLGAATTIVLAVQGFGPYALVYGLLCTAVAQPVLGAVAGVWVRPAWDVDAAVEAVRWIAVVGPGALVAVLLVNVDYLAIGRELGTEAVGVYSLAYRLAWVPYIMVAVVLGGVVFPLCAKLIRTGRRDELPQAAGRFTHAVLVVTGGLYAVTAALADRVVLFGDRWAPAALPLVLLCGYGLGFGLLHLWYQVIRAAGHARRYLALELAHLVALVVGLALCTRYGVVAVAATQLVVVWAMVPLAWIVLARNGIAPPGLTRMVAAVGAGVGCCLAAGWVFGDLFGPSLPGALGEAAVLVLGYTAAALPANRRTVRELREVRR; encoded by the coding sequence GTGACGGGCGCGGTTCGCGGTTCGCTGTGGCTGTTCCTGGTCAACCTGGTCGGCAAGGGCGGCCAGATGGCCGTCACGCTGGTGCTGGCGGCGTTGCTCACCGAGGAGGGGCTGGGGCTGGTCGCGCTGACCGTGTCGCTGGTGAACATCGGCCAGGTCGTCCAGTCGATGGGCGTCTACGACGTGATCAGCCGGACCGGCCGGGACCCGCGCCGGATGGCGGGCACGCTGCTCGTGCTCAGCGTCGGCACGGGCGCGGCGCTGGCGCTGGCGCTGGTCGCGGCGGCGGACCCGATCGCGGCGGCGCTGGACGCCCCGGCGGTCGCGCCGCTGATCCGGCTGGCCGCGCTGAGCCTGCCGTTCAGCGCGGCGGCGGGCGTGCAGCTGGGCCTGATGCACCGGGACCTGGACTTCCGCCGGCGGCTGCTGCCCGACGCGGGCGGTGCCGTGCTGGGCGCGGCGACGACGATCGTCCTGGCCGTGCAGGGGTTCGGGCCGTACGCGCTGGTGTACGGGCTGCTGTGCACGGCCGTCGCGCAGCCCGTTCTCGGCGCGGTCGCGGGCGTGTGGGTGCGCCCCGCGTGGGACGTGGACGCCGCCGTCGAGGCCGTGCGGTGGATCGCCGTCGTGGGGCCGGGCGCGCTGGTGGCCGTGCTGCTGGTCAACGTCGACTACCTGGCGATCGGCCGGGAGCTGGGCACCGAGGCGGTCGGCGTCTACTCGCTGGCCTACCGGCTCGCCTGGGTGCCCTACATCATGGTCGCGGTCGTGCTCGGCGGCGTGGTCTTCCCGTTGTGCGCCAAGCTGATCCGCACTGGGCGGCGGGACGAGCTGCCGCAGGCCGCCGGTCGCTTCACGCACGCCGTGCTGGTGGTGACCGGCGGCCTGTACGCGGTGACGGCGGCGCTGGCCGACCGGGTCGTGCTGTTCGGCGACCGCTGGGCACCGGCCGCGCTGCCGCTGGTCCTGCTGTGCGGCTACGGGCTCGGGTTCGGCCTGCTGCACCTGTGGTACCAGGTGATCCGGGCCGCCGGGCACGCCCGCCGGTACCTGGCGCTGGAGCTGGCCCACCTGGTGGCGCTGGTGGTCGGGCTCGCGCTGTGCACCCGGTACGGGGTGGTCGCGGTCGCCGCGACCCAGCTCGTGGTGGTCTGGGCGATGGTCCCGCTGGCGTGGATCGTGCTGGCGCGCAACGGGATCGCGCCGCCGGGCCTGACCCGGATGGTGGCCGCGGTCGGCGCGGGCGTGGGGTGCTGCCTGGCCGCGGGGTGGGTGTTCGGTGATCTGTTCGGGCCGTCGCTGCCGGGTGCGCTCGGCGAGGCGGCGGTGCTGGTGCTCGGCTACACGGCGGCGGCGTTGCCCGCCAACCGCCGCACGGTTCGTGAACTGCGTGAGGTGCGCCGATGA
- a CDS encoding glycosyltransferase, which yields MRVLHVISEMGTGGAEALVAGMARTGREFGWQTAVASGGGHRAEALRGHGVPTFTVPVARRKAAGVLRATTATRAAIKDFKPEVVLAHNVSASMVARLALLPRKVPLLTVFHGVADTDYGGAARILRRTSGVVVTVAEATATRLRDAGLRPDPLVIPNAVFPQEPRVDRATVRAAMGVRQDVPVALCLARMEPQKRHDVLLAAWARLGGEAELWLAGDGSLRPALERTAAGMTGVRFLGNRPDVPDLLAAADVTVLTSDWEGMPIAVLESLAAGCPVVATDVDGVGQALAGGGGLVVPPRDPGATAEALRGLLFDDARRAAVGAAGRAAVTAAHDPRALMKSYDELLRNWGNR from the coding sequence ATGCGCGTGCTCCACGTGATCAGTGAGATGGGCACCGGCGGGGCGGAGGCCCTGGTCGCCGGGATGGCCCGGACCGGCCGCGAGTTCGGCTGGCAGACCGCGGTGGCCAGCGGCGGCGGGCACCGCGCGGAGGCGTTGCGCGGGCACGGCGTGCCGACGTTCACCGTGCCGGTCGCGCGCCGCAAGGCCGCCGGCGTGCTGCGCGCGACCACCGCGACCAGGGCCGCGATCAAGGACTTCAAGCCCGAGGTCGTGCTGGCCCACAACGTGTCCGCGAGCATGGTGGCCCGGCTGGCCCTGCTGCCCCGCAAGGTCCCGCTGCTGACCGTGTTCCACGGCGTCGCCGACACCGACTACGGCGGCGCGGCGCGGATCCTGCGGCGGACGTCGGGCGTGGTGGTGACGGTGGCCGAGGCGACCGCGACCCGGCTGCGCGACGCCGGCCTGCGCCCGGACCCGCTGGTGATCCCGAACGCGGTGTTCCCGCAGGAGCCCCGGGTCGACCGGGCGACCGTGCGGGCCGCGATGGGCGTGCGGCAGGACGTGCCGGTGGCGCTGTGCCTGGCCCGGATGGAGCCGCAGAAGCGGCACGACGTGCTGCTGGCCGCGTGGGCGCGGCTCGGCGGCGAGGCGGAGCTGTGGCTGGCCGGCGACGGCTCGCTGCGGCCCGCGCTGGAGCGCACCGCCGCCGGGATGACCGGGGTGCGGTTCCTGGGCAACCGGCCGGACGTGCCGGACCTGCTCGCGGCGGCCGACGTGACCGTGCTGACCAGCGACTGGGAGGGCATGCCGATCGCGGTGCTGGAGTCGCTGGCCGCCGGCTGCCCGGTGGTGGCCACCGACGTCGACGGCGTGGGCCAGGCGCTCGCGGGCGGCGGCGGGCTGGTCGTGCCGCCACGCGACCCCGGGGCGACCGCCGAGGCGTTGCGCGGCCTGCTGTTCGACGACGCGCGGCGCGCCGCGGTGGGTGCGGCCGGCCGAGCCGCCGTCACCGCCGCGCACGACCCGCGCGCCCTCATGAAGTCCTACGACGAGTTGTTGCGGAATTGGGGAAATCGATGA